A single genomic interval of Trachemys scripta elegans isolate TJP31775 chromosome 3, CAS_Tse_1.0, whole genome shotgun sequence harbors:
- the TMEM17 gene encoding transmembrane protein 17 isoform X1 — MALPDPVRRRLGSFSRTVFSDSNRTGPERRGSGGSLDNEIVSSLPLQMSLYFNLYFFPFWWVSSVVMLQLKYPVLPDYYKFILVTVIVLASLIEAIRLYLGYMGNLQEKVPELAGFWLLSLLLQLPIILFLLFNEGLKIQPLERAVHIIFALFLTFQVIAAFLALKRMVNQLAVRFSLNEFDQLDDHPTSDYLAWEKKRVQAPWRVGQNFEEAPPSNIDWESALRA; from the exons ATGGCGCTGCCGGATCCGGTGAGAAGGAGGCTCGGCTCCTTCAGCCGGACTGTGTTCAGCGACAGCAACCGCACCGGCCCGGAGCGCCGAGGCAGCGGCGGCAGCCTGG atAATGAAATAGTCTCCAGTTTGCCATTGCAGATGTCCCTCTATTTCAACCTTTACTTTTTCCCATTTTGGTGGGTGAGCAGTGTTGTCATGCTCCAGCTGAAG TACCCAGTCTTGCCAGATTACTACAAGTTCATCCTGGTCACAGTAATCGTCCTAGCCTCTCTAATTGAGGCCATCCGACTGTATCTTGGATACATGGGCAATCTGCAGGAGAAG GTACCTGAACTGGCTGGCTTTTGGCTCCTGAGTCTCCTCCTGCAGTTGCCCATAATCCTCTTCTTGCTCTTTAATGAAGGTTTGAAGATCCAGCCACTGGAGCGAGCAGTCCACATCATTTTTGCCCTTTTCCTCACCTTCCAGGTCATTGCAGCTTTTCTTGCCTTGAAAAGAATGGTGAACCAGCTGGCAGTTCGTTTCAGCCTTAATGAATTTGACCAGCTGGACGATCATCCCACATCTGATTATCTAGCCTGGGAGAAGaagagggtgcaggctccatgGAGGGTAGGACAAAATTTTGAGGAGGCTCCTCCATCAAATATTGATTGGGAGTCTGCACTCCGGGCCTGA
- the TMEM17 gene encoding transmembrane protein 17 isoform X2 yields the protein MALPDPVRRRLGSFSRTVFSDSNRTGPERRGSGGSLDNEIVSSLPLQMSLYFNLYFFPFWWVSSVVMLQLKYPVLPDYYKFILVTVIVLASLIEAIRLYLGYMGNLQEKRPHIITETILFNFMQLSGSLPSDGT from the exons ATGGCGCTGCCGGATCCGGTGAGAAGGAGGCTCGGCTCCTTCAGCCGGACTGTGTTCAGCGACAGCAACCGCACCGGCCCGGAGCGCCGAGGCAGCGGCGGCAGCCTGG atAATGAAATAGTCTCCAGTTTGCCATTGCAGATGTCCCTCTATTTCAACCTTTACTTTTTCCCATTTTGGTGGGTGAGCAGTGTTGTCATGCTCCAGCTGAAG TACCCAGTCTTGCCAGATTACTACAAGTTCATCCTGGTCACAGTAATCGTCCTAGCCTCTCTAATTGAGGCCATCCGACTGTATCTTGGATACATGGGCAATCTGCAGGAGAAG CGACCTCACATCATCACTGAAACCATCCTCTTCAACTTCATGCAGCTCTCTGGAAGCCTTCCGTCAGATG GTACCTGA